In Paludibaculum fermentans, the genomic stretch CCAAGATGGGCCCCAAGCGCGACGTCGTCGGCGACCTGGCCAAGGAAGTCCGCAAGCAGGGCATGCACTTCACCGCCTCGTCGCACCGCGCCGAGCATTGGTGGTTCTTCGACGGCGGCATGAAGTTCGATTCCGACGTGAAAGACCCCAAGAATCTTGGCCTTTACGGCCCCGCCCAGCCCAAGCGCCTGCCCGGCGCCAAGCAGGACAACCAACCCAGCGAAGCGCATATGAAGGATTGGCTGGCGCGCACCACGGAACTGGTCGACAAATACCAGCCTGAAGTGATCTGGTTCGACTGGTGGATTGAAGAGCCCGCCTGGCAGCCCTACCTGCAGAAGTTCGCGGCGTTCTATTACAACCGAGGGGTGGAGTGGAAGAAGGGCGTCGCCATCAACTACAAGAACAAGTCCTTCCCAGACAAGGCCGCCGTCCTCGACATCGAGCGCGGCAAGCTCGACGCCACGCGCCCGTACGTCTGGCAGACCGATACATCCATCGGCCTGAAGTCGTGGGGCTACATCGACGGCGAGGAGTTCCGCACACCGGATTCGCTGGTCGACGACATCGTGGACATTGTCAGCAAGAACGGACTGCTGCTGCTGAACATCGGACCGCGTCCCGACGGCACCATCCCCGACGAGGCGAAGAATATCCTGCTCTCCATCGGCAAGTGGCTCGACACCAATGGCGAAGCGATCTACGGCACGCGCCCGTACAAGGTGTTCGGCGAGGGCCCGACGCAGGTGCTTACCGGCGGCTTCACTGACCGCAAGCAGAAGCCGTTCACCGGTGAGGACATCCGCTTCACCACCAAGGGCAGCACGCTCTACGCCATCGCGCTCGAATGGCCGGGCAAGACGATGACCGTGAAAACGATCGGCGCCGACCAGAAGATCAAGTCGGTCTCGCTGCTCGGCTCCAATGCCAAGCTGAAGTGGTCCCAGACGCCGCAGGGATTGAAGGTCGAAATGCCGGACCAGAAACCCGGCGACTTCGCCTTCGCCCTCAAAATCCAGTAGCCCTCCCAGCGTGCCGGGACGTCGTCCGAGGTGTCCCGGCCGCTCCTCCGCCCGCAGCTACGGCCGGTGCGCCTCGGCGTATGCCGCGGTATCGAAGTGTGTCGACCACGCCGAAACCTTCCCGTCCTTCACGCGGAACACCATCGCCCACCGGCTGGCGACCTGCTTTCCGGTGGCCCGGATGCGCGCCTCCTCAAACCCCAGCACCACCACATCCGCTTCGCTGGTGAAATACTGGCCGGGCTCGAAGCGCAGCATCTCCTCGGTCTCGTGCAGCTTGCGGAAAAACTCAGCGGCGCCCTCCGGCCCCTTGTACTCGCCGGCCAGCGCATAGCCCGCGCCCGGCACACACCAACTGCAATCCGGCGTGAGCCGCTCCAGGATGAATCCGATGTCGCCCCTTCCAAAGGCTGCAAAAAGCGACTGAACCAACTCGACTGATGTCGTGGCAGACGTCATGTCCAATTCCTTTCAGCACTCGATACGAGGTCTACCAGGAATTGGATCTGCCAGCCAGGAGATTAATGCGGCCTATTTGCGCAAGGGCACGGCGTTTTTGCGGATGAACTCCTCCTGAGACGCGGCCGGACCCTGTGTGACATTCAGCCGGTTGACCGCCACCTTGCGGTCGATCACTGAGCTGATATCCATGACCCGGTTCACCAAT encodes the following:
- a CDS encoding alpha-L-fucosidase translates to MNRLAILLLSCALFTAAGQAQTYEQKIDAAMKRVDSVIAKGPYQANWASLEKFQVPAWYADAKFGIFIHWGVYSVPGFGNEWYPREMYLQDGKSKIFQQHVQKYGPQSKFGYKDFIPMFKAEKYDPQAWATLFKKSGARFVMPVAEHHDGFQMYGSDLSDWNAAKMGPKRDVVGDLAKEVRKQGMHFTASSHRAEHWWFFDGGMKFDSDVKDPKNLGLYGPAQPKRLPGAKQDNQPSEAHMKDWLARTTELVDKYQPEVIWFDWWIEEPAWQPYLQKFAAFYYNRGVEWKKGVAINYKNKSFPDKAAVLDIERGKLDATRPYVWQTDTSIGLKSWGYIDGEEFRTPDSLVDDIVDIVSKNGLLLLNIGPRPDGTIPDEAKNILLSIGKWLDTNGEAIYGTRPYKVFGEGPTQVLTGGFTDRKQKPFTGEDIRFTTKGSTLYAIALEWPGKTMTVKTIGADQKIKSVSLLGSNAKLKWSQTPQGLKVEMPDQKPGDFAFALKIQ
- a CDS encoding nuclear transport factor 2 family protein; translation: MTSATTSVELVQSLFAAFGRGDIGFILERLTPDCSWCVPGAGYALAGEYKGPEGAAEFFRKLHETEEMLRFEPGQYFTSEADVVVLGFEEARIRATGKQVASRWAMVFRVKDGKVSAWSTHFDTAAYAEAHRP